One window of Thioalbus denitrificans genomic DNA carries:
- a CDS encoding CPXCG motif-containing cysteine-rich protein, producing the protein MSDLLIEHAFTCPHCWAAISTLVDLSVPEQEYVEDCEVCCRPIRIRCSAAGGELLGFEAEAD; encoded by the coding sequence ATGTCCGACCTCCTCATCGAGCACGCCTTCACCTGCCCCCACTGCTGGGCCGCCATCTCCACCCTGGTGGATCTGAGCGTGCCGGAGCAGGAGTACGTGGAGGACTGCGAGGTGTGCTGCCGGCCCATTCGCATCCGCTGCAGCGCCGCCGGGGGCGAACTGCTCGGCTTCGAGGCCGAAGCGGACTGA
- a CDS encoding phosphate/phosphite/phosphonate ABC transporter substrate-binding protein, whose protein sequence is MRTHTLVIGKVSSNPRKHYLRLKPMVDYVAERMGDLGITRGEVLMARDNAQMIQYLREGRVDWVTETLYSAVLYERAGVAESILRKWKKGVAEYRTLFFTRMDSDIRTPADLRGRRLGLEDPGSTTAFFEPLMILRDEGLEAVPLSGPRVAPPPDKVGYALAGGEINLATWVYKGLVDAAAYNDLDWNNPDHTPEALRRELRVFHVSEPLPRAIELVRSSLDPRVRTRLIELLLAAAEDPEARSVLWSYQRTSRFERIDGEMRGAIRAYHGVLDDDDGGGEP, encoded by the coding sequence GTGCGCACACACACCCTGGTCATCGGCAAGGTCAGCAGCAATCCCCGCAAGCACTACCTGCGCCTGAAACCGATGGTGGATTACGTGGCGGAGCGGATGGGGGACCTCGGCATCACCCGTGGAGAAGTCCTCATGGCGCGGGACAACGCGCAGATGATCCAGTACCTGCGCGAGGGGCGGGTGGACTGGGTCACGGAGACCCTCTACTCGGCGGTGCTCTACGAGCGGGCCGGGGTGGCGGAGTCGATTCTGAGAAAATGGAAAAAGGGCGTTGCCGAGTACCGGACCCTGTTCTTCACCCGCATGGACAGTGACATCCGTACCCCTGCCGATCTGCGCGGACGGCGTCTCGGCCTCGAGGACCCCGGCTCCACCACCGCCTTCTTCGAGCCCCTGATGATTCTCCGGGACGAGGGCCTGGAGGCGGTCCCCCTGTCCGGTCCGCGGGTGGCGCCGCCGCCCGACAAGGTGGGCTATGCGCTGGCCGGAGGTGAAATCAACCTGGCCACCTGGGTCTACAAGGGGCTCGTGGATGCCGCCGCCTACAACGATCTGGACTGGAACAATCCCGACCACACCCCGGAGGCGTTGCGCCGGGAGCTGCGGGTGTTCCATGTCAGCGAGCCGCTGCCCCGGGCCATCGAACTGGTCCGGAGCAGCCTGGACCCGCGGGTCCGGACGCGGCTGATCGAACTGCTGCTGGCGGCGGCGGAGGATCCCGAAGCCCGTTCGGTGCTCTGGTCCTACCAGCGCACCAGCCGCTTCGAGCGCATCGACGGGGAGATGCGCGGGGCGATCAGGGCCTATCACGGCGTGCTGGACGATGACGACGGCGGGGGTGAACCATGA
- a CDS encoding OprO/OprP family phosphate-selective porin encodes MKRRSLRPWPGLALLVALLFPGIATAGNQQMLQLLTILRDNGTLTEEQYQQLVLAMDEEEPAAAPSAPSSPGITTAPDIQLTTEGGVGVQTMDGQFGMRLKGRVMTDAALVQDAVPNVKKGEVKDRLGSAAELRSVRLGLEGWFYGDWEYQLEVDFAGDDTNVGDAWLGYSGFDRSRIRVGAIKEPFGLEEQTSALNTTFMEPALPGALVPGRNVGVAYDTHGESWSLALGLFGEGLDDGDDNDVGDEGWGGGFRATYAPIAGARRALHLGLAANYRTYGANPDYEDSRLRLRSRPESHVADTWLLDTDDDLVAVDAAARLGLEAAAVLGAFSLQGEYLQASVTRGDGQQDLLFDGYYAYASWFLTGESRNYDARHGEFDRIRPLRNFGRGGPGAWEFGLRYSALDLEDGDIEGGVARNFTLGVNWYLNPQLRLMANYIWVDTEPDAFGNDNDPRILQLRAQYDF; translated from the coding sequence ATGAAACGACGCTCCCTCCGCCCATGGCCGGGACTGGCCCTGCTGGTGGCACTGCTGTTCCCGGGTATCGCCACGGCGGGCAACCAGCAGATGCTCCAGCTCCTCACCATCCTGCGCGACAACGGCACCCTCACCGAGGAACAGTACCAGCAGCTGGTGCTGGCGATGGATGAGGAGGAGCCGGCCGCCGCGCCTTCCGCTCCGTCCTCACCCGGCATCACCACGGCACCCGACATCCAGCTCACCACGGAAGGCGGGGTGGGCGTGCAGACCATGGACGGCCAGTTCGGGATGCGGCTCAAGGGGCGGGTGATGACCGACGCGGCCCTGGTCCAGGACGCGGTGCCCAACGTGAAGAAGGGCGAGGTGAAGGATCGGCTCGGCAGCGCGGCGGAGCTGCGCAGCGTCCGACTGGGCCTGGAGGGGTGGTTCTACGGCGACTGGGAGTACCAGCTGGAGGTGGATTTCGCCGGTGACGACACGAATGTGGGTGATGCCTGGCTCGGCTACAGCGGCTTCGACCGGAGCCGGATCCGCGTCGGCGCCATCAAGGAACCCTTCGGCCTGGAGGAGCAGACCAGCGCCCTGAACACCACCTTCATGGAGCCGGCGCTGCCCGGCGCGCTGGTGCCCGGGCGCAATGTGGGTGTCGCCTACGATACCCACGGAGAGAGCTGGAGCCTGGCCCTGGGCCTGTTCGGCGAGGGGCTGGACGACGGTGACGACAACGACGTGGGCGACGAGGGCTGGGGCGGCGGATTCCGGGCCACCTATGCGCCCATCGCCGGTGCCCGGCGCGCGCTGCACCTGGGTCTGGCGGCGAACTACCGGACCTACGGGGCCAACCCCGATTACGAGGACAGCCGCCTGCGCCTGCGCTCCCGGCCGGAATCCCACGTGGCCGACACCTGGCTGCTGGACACCGACGACGACCTGGTGGCGGTGGACGCGGCCGCCCGCCTGGGGCTGGAGGCGGCGGCCGTGCTCGGCGCCTTCTCCCTCCAGGGGGAGTATCTGCAGGCCAGCGTGACCCGGGGCGACGGCCAGCAGGACCTGCTCTTCGACGGCTACTATGCCTACGCCAGCTGGTTCCTGACCGGCGAGTCGCGCAACTACGACGCCCGCCACGGCGAATTCGACCGCATCCGGCCGCTGCGCAACTTCGGCCGCGGCGGGCCCGGCGCCTGGGAGTTCGGTCTGCGCTACAGTGCGCTGGACCTGGAGGACGGGGATATCGAGGGGGGAGTGGCCCGCAACTTCACCCTGGGCGTGAACTGGTATCTCAATCCGCAGTTGCGGCTGATGGCCAACTATATCTGGGTCGACACGGAGCCCGACGCCTTCGGCAATGACAACGACCCGCGGATTCTCCAGCTGCGCGCCCAGTACGACTTCTGA
- a CDS encoding EAL domain-containing protein, with amino-acid sequence MRGGLFRRYAIPFLALIAGVAAAITTAHLLLLGQAMHSASQSSAEALEKALYAQLEQRGRLLAGFLADDLVNSVYNYDMATIQETLVTVTGQPDVAHALIYDTDGQMLHDGRQGIPGFSRPVDSPLDDLRAGEMRLRRLAETLEVDAPILLGERPLGAVRLVLSLEGIRAGIDASRSRIDAVADASFYRDIVATALISLVLMAVGGGLALWVTRRLVRPIRQLAQSADRVGKGDYNIEVDSRRDDELGDLARSFQAMGRNLAHTTISKQYLDNIIGSMENALLVSTPEGRVTLVNRALCVLLGQAEKDLIGSQVTDLAPEVPPQRLLSEGIINGLETWLTSRGGRPIPVSLSGSVMHENGTVRGLVLVAQDITERKQAEEQLRLASSVFANTSEGIVIIDERGVIRMVNGAFAQLVGRSPAQLNDKVFGEFLVDAIGGREDPVGEIVEAVVRKGQWEGEISVQRGDGTRAPQWLTVSAVRDDAGALSQCACILLDLTELRDAEERVRHLAYFDTITGLPNRTLFQDRLEHALAHANREGHRLAVLFLDLDRFKSVNDTLGHAMGDQLLAAVARGLSRSLRAEDTVARLGGDEFAVIVDNIAQAEDVAQVAAKVMEIFGRPFQVTGHDLFTSASIGISVYPDDARDGEGLLRNADTAMYRAKERGRNSYQFFTSDMNARALEHMALEHGMRRALERDEFRLAYQPIVDLETREPVGMEALVRWTHPQLGEVPPGRFIPVAEDCGLIGRLGEWVLTEACRQLSAWRREGITVQRLAVNISSRQFYDPQLVDRIQDILASSGIAPTDLSLELTERTLIDDVEGSTGILTRLHELGLEIALDDFGTGYSALGFLKRFPIQLLKVDASFVNDIALDDDDAALVEGIVTLAHNLGLKVVAEGVENLDQVHLLAGYGCDYAQGYFFARPLSAQQMTDVLLQGQGLSARKFNRDRAGT; translated from the coding sequence ATGAGGGGCGGTCTGTTCCGGCGTTACGCCATCCCGTTCCTGGCCCTCATCGCCGGGGTCGCGGCGGCGATCACCACCGCCCACCTGCTGCTGCTCGGGCAGGCGATGCACAGTGCCAGCCAGTCCAGCGCGGAAGCGCTGGAGAAGGCGCTCTACGCCCAGCTCGAGCAGCGTGGCCGGCTGCTGGCCGGTTTCCTGGCCGATGACCTGGTCAACTCCGTCTACAACTACGACATGGCGACCATCCAGGAGACGCTCGTCACGGTGACCGGGCAGCCCGACGTGGCCCATGCCCTGATCTACGACACCGACGGGCAGATGCTCCATGACGGCCGGCAGGGCATACCCGGCTTTTCCAGGCCCGTCGACTCCCCCCTGGACGACCTCCGCGCCGGGGAGATGCGTCTGCGCCGACTGGCCGAAACCCTGGAGGTGGATGCCCCCATTCTCCTCGGCGAACGTCCGCTGGGCGCGGTGCGGCTGGTTCTCTCCCTGGAGGGAATCCGCGCCGGGATCGACGCCAGCCGTTCCCGCATCGACGCGGTCGCGGATGCGAGCTTCTATCGCGATATCGTGGCGACGGCGCTGATCTCCCTTGTCCTCATGGCCGTGGGCGGGGGGCTCGCCCTGTGGGTCACGCGGCGTCTCGTGCGTCCGATCCGGCAGCTGGCCCAATCGGCCGACCGGGTGGGCAAGGGCGACTACAACATCGAGGTGGACAGCCGGCGGGACGATGAGCTGGGTGACCTGGCGCGCAGTTTCCAGGCGATGGGCCGGAACCTGGCCCACACCACCATCTCCAAGCAGTACCTGGACAACATCATCGGCAGCATGGAGAACGCGCTGCTGGTGAGTACGCCGGAGGGCCGGGTGACGCTGGTGAACCGGGCGCTGTGCGTGCTGCTCGGCCAGGCGGAGAAGGATCTCATCGGCTCGCAGGTTACCGACCTGGCGCCGGAGGTGCCCCCCCAGCGGCTGCTCTCCGAGGGGATCATCAACGGCCTCGAGACCTGGCTGACGAGCCGCGGCGGACGGCCGATTCCGGTCTCCCTGTCCGGTTCGGTGATGCACGAGAACGGTACGGTGAGGGGGCTGGTGCTGGTGGCCCAGGACATCACCGAGCGCAAGCAGGCCGAGGAGCAGTTGCGGCTGGCGTCCAGTGTCTTCGCGAATACCAGCGAGGGCATTGTGATCATCGACGAACGGGGCGTGATCCGGATGGTGAACGGCGCCTTCGCCCAGCTCGTCGGCCGCAGTCCCGCCCAGCTCAACGACAAGGTGTTCGGGGAGTTCCTCGTGGACGCCATCGGCGGGAGAGAGGATCCCGTCGGGGAGATCGTCGAAGCGGTCGTGCGCAAGGGGCAATGGGAGGGTGAAATCAGCGTGCAGCGGGGTGACGGTACCCGCGCACCCCAGTGGCTGACCGTCAGCGCGGTACGCGATGATGCGGGCGCACTGAGCCAGTGCGCCTGCATCCTGCTGGATCTCACCGAACTGCGGGACGCCGAGGAGCGGGTCAGGCACCTGGCCTATTTCGACACCATCACCGGCCTTCCCAACCGCACGCTGTTTCAGGACCGGCTGGAGCACGCCCTGGCCCATGCCAACCGGGAGGGCCACCGCCTGGCGGTCCTGTTCCTCGACCTGGACCGCTTCAAGTCGGTCAACGACACGCTCGGCCACGCCATGGGCGATCAGCTGCTTGCGGCGGTGGCGCGGGGGTTGTCGCGCTCGCTGCGGGCGGAGGATACCGTCGCCCGGCTCGGCGGCGACGAGTTCGCGGTCATCGTCGACAACATCGCCCAGGCGGAGGACGTCGCCCAGGTGGCCGCCAAGGTGATGGAGATATTCGGCCGCCCCTTCCAGGTGACCGGCCACGACCTGTTCACCAGCGCCAGCATCGGCATCAGCGTCTACCCGGACGATGCCCGGGATGGCGAGGGCCTGCTGCGCAACGCGGACACCGCCATGTACCGGGCCAAGGAGCGGGGCCGGAACAGCTACCAGTTCTTCACCTCGGACATGAACGCCCGCGCCCTCGAGCACATGGCGCTCGAGCACGGCATGCGCCGGGCGCTGGAACGCGACGAGTTCCGCCTCGCCTACCAGCCCATCGTGGACCTGGAGACCCGGGAACCGGTGGGCATGGAGGCGCTGGTGCGCTGGACCCATCCGCAGCTCGGCGAGGTGCCGCCGGGACGCTTCATCCCGGTGGCCGAGGACTGTGGCCTCATCGGCCGGCTGGGCGAGTGGGTGCTGACCGAGGCCTGTCGCCAGCTCTCCGCCTGGCGCCGGGAGGGCATCACCGTGCAACGCCTGGCGGTGAACATCTCCTCCCGCCAGTTCTATGATCCGCAGCTGGTGGACCGCATCCAGGATATCCTCGCGAGCAGCGGCATCGCCCCGACCGATCTCAGCCTGGAACTGACCGAGCGGACCCTCATCGACGACGTGGAGGGCAGCACCGGGATTCTCACCCGGCTCCATGAGCTGGGCCTGGAGATCGCGCTGGACGATTTCGGCACCGGCTACTCCGCCCTGGGCTTCCTCAAGCGGTTTCCGATCCAGTTGCTGAAGGTGGATGCGAGCTTCGTCAACGATATCGCCCTGGACGATGACGATGCGGCGCTCGTGGAGGGTATCGTCACCCTCGCACACAACCTGGGCCTGAAGGTGGTGGCGGAGGGGGTGGAGAACCTGGACCA
- a CDS encoding YajQ family cyclic di-GMP-binding protein, producing the protein MPSFDVVSEVNLHELTNAVDQTNREVGNRFDFKGSNARVEQSENVLTLTAESEFQVDQIRDILITRMAKRDIDTGCLDVGETSTVGREARQVITARQGIDKELAKKIVKRVKDSKLKVQAAVQGEQVRITGKKRDDLQAVMAEIRQAGYDLPLQFTNFRD; encoded by the coding sequence ATGCCCTCCTTCGACGTGGTATCCGAAGTCAATCTCCACGAGCTCACCAACGCGGTGGACCAGACCAACCGCGAGGTGGGCAACCGCTTCGACTTCAAGGGCAGCAACGCCCGGGTGGAGCAGAGCGAGAACGTCCTCACCCTCACCGCCGAGTCGGAGTTCCAGGTGGACCAGATCCGCGACATCCTCATAACCCGCATGGCCAAGCGCGACATCGACACCGGCTGCCTCGACGTGGGCGAGACCAGCACCGTGGGCAGGGAGGCGCGGCAGGTGATCACCGCCCGCCAGGGCATCGACAAGGAGCTGGCCAAGAAGATCGTCAAGCGGGTCAAGGACAGCAAGCTCAAGGTCCAGGCCGCGGTCCAGGGCGAGCAGGTGCGCATCACCGGCAAGAAGCGCGACGACCTGCAGGCGGTCATGGCCGAAATCCGCCAGGCCGGCTACGACCTGCCCCTGCAGTTCACCAACTTCCGCGACTGA
- a CDS encoding ATP-binding cassette domain-containing protein, with translation MISLNDLALQRGRKLLFEGVSLTLHPGWKVGVVGRNGTGKSSLFQLLRGELHPDQGSVAVPEETRIASVAQETPALARSALDYAIDGDTRLREVEAALAAAETAHDGARIAHLHAELEALDGYTVRARAGRLLHGLGFSDADLERPVSAFSGGWRVRLNLAQALMCPSDLLLLDEPTNHLDLDAVLWLEQWLRAYPGTLLLISHDRDFLDNVVDRVANVENNTITLYRGGYSEFERQRAERLAQQQALHERQQREVAHMRAFVDRFRAKATKARQAQSRLKALERMEIIEAAHVDSPFRFAFRKPERLPNPLLVLDRAAAGYAGHRVIDNVRLTLLPGQRLGLLGHNGAGKSTLIKLLAGEISTLGGERTGSDGLKIGYFAQHQLEQLDPEASALLHLQRLDGRATEQDLRNFLGGFAFQSDQVLEPCGHFSGGEKARLVLALLVWQSPNLLLLDEPTNHLDLEMRDALNRALQDYAGAVVLVSHDRHLLRTTTDDLYLVADGAVRPFDGDLDDYRDWLAREAGGAAEESGAPTGDHTATARKAQRRAAAEQRARLQPLTRELQKLEQEMERRQAEQAQIEAALADPALYDAGRKEELKQWLQRQAETATRLEQAEHRWLETSERIEALRAELEGS, from the coding sequence ATGATCAGCCTCAATGACCTGGCCCTGCAGCGGGGCCGCAAACTCCTGTTCGAAGGGGTCTCCCTGACCCTCCACCCCGGCTGGAAAGTGGGGGTGGTGGGCCGCAACGGCACCGGCAAGTCGAGCCTGTTCCAGCTCCTGCGCGGGGAGCTGCATCCCGACCAGGGCAGCGTGGCGGTTCCCGAGGAGACCCGTATCGCCTCGGTGGCGCAGGAGACCCCGGCGCTGGCGCGCAGCGCGCTGGACTACGCCATCGACGGCGACACCCGGCTGCGGGAGGTGGAGGCGGCGCTGGCGGCGGCCGAGACCGCCCATGACGGCGCCCGCATCGCCCACCTCCACGCCGAACTGGAGGCCCTGGACGGCTACACCGTGCGCGCCCGCGCCGGCCGGCTGCTCCACGGGCTCGGCTTCAGCGACGCCGACCTGGAGCGGCCGGTATCCGCCTTCTCCGGCGGCTGGCGCGTGCGCCTCAACCTGGCCCAGGCGCTCATGTGCCCCTCGGACCTGCTGCTGCTGGACGAGCCCACCAACCACCTGGACCTGGACGCGGTGCTGTGGCTCGAGCAGTGGCTGCGGGCCTATCCGGGCACCCTGCTGCTCATCTCCCACGACCGCGACTTCCTGGACAACGTGGTGGACCGGGTGGCCAACGTGGAGAACAACACCATCACCCTCTACCGCGGCGGCTACTCGGAGTTCGAGCGCCAGCGGGCCGAGCGCCTGGCCCAGCAGCAGGCCCTGCACGAGCGCCAGCAGCGGGAGGTGGCCCACATGCGCGCCTTCGTGGACCGCTTCCGCGCCAAGGCCACCAAGGCCCGCCAGGCCCAGAGTCGCCTCAAGGCGCTGGAGCGCATGGAGATCATCGAGGCGGCCCACGTGGACTCCCCGTTCCGCTTCGCCTTCCGCAAGCCCGAGCGGCTCCCCAACCCGCTGCTGGTGCTGGACCGGGCCGCCGCCGGCTACGCCGGCCACCGCGTTATCGACAATGTGCGCCTGACCCTGCTTCCGGGCCAGCGCCTGGGCCTGCTCGGCCACAACGGCGCCGGCAAGTCCACCCTGATCAAGCTGCTGGCCGGTGAAATTTCCACCCTGGGCGGCGAGCGCACCGGGAGCGACGGGCTCAAAATCGGCTACTTCGCCCAGCACCAGCTGGAGCAGCTCGACCCGGAGGCCTCCGCCCTGCTCCACCTGCAGCGCCTCGACGGCCGCGCCACCGAGCAGGATCTGCGCAATTTCCTCGGCGGATTCGCCTTCCAGAGCGACCAGGTGCTGGAGCCCTGCGGCCACTTCTCCGGCGGGGAGAAGGCACGCCTGGTCCTGGCGCTGCTGGTCTGGCAGAGTCCCAACCTGCTGCTGCTGGACGAGCCCACCAACCACCTGGACCTGGAGATGCGCGATGCGCTGAACCGGGCGCTGCAGGACTATGCCGGCGCGGTGGTGCTGGTTTCCCACGACCGCCACCTGCTGCGCACCACCACCGACGATCTCTACCTGGTGGCGGACGGCGCCGTGCGCCCCTTCGACGGCGACCTGGACGACTACCGCGACTGGCTGGCGCGGGAGGCGGGCGGCGCCGCGGAGGAGTCTGGGGCCCCGACCGGGGACCACACTGCGACCGCGCGCAAGGCCCAGCGCCGCGCCGCCGCCGAGCAGCGCGCCCGCCTCCAGCCGCTGACCCGGGAGCTGCAGAAGCTGGAGCAGGAGATGGAGCGCCGGCAGGCGGAACAGGCGCAGATCGAGGCGGCCCTGGCCGACCCGGCCCTGTACGACGCCGGGCGCAAGGAGGAGCTGAAGCAGTGGCTCCAGCGCCAGGCCGAAACCGCCACCCGCCTGGAACAGGCCGAGCACCGCTGGCTGGAGACCAGCGAACGGATCGAGGCCCTGCGGGCGGAGTTGGAGGGGTCCTGA
- a CDS encoding rhodanese-like domain-containing protein, with the protein MKRLKDLLDICLPRVNEVFPWDLLELRQRNPQLLLLDVREPYEFAAAHIPGSINVPRGILETACEYGYEDTHPELAASREREVVVICRSGNRSVLAAWTLQVLGYRRVHSLKTGVRGWNDYEQPLQDGGERELTQDEADAFFTPHLTPAQLGQGWVTHRWQS; encoded by the coding sequence ATGAAACGTCTGAAAGACCTGCTCGACATCTGCCTGCCCCGGGTCAACGAGGTATTTCCCTGGGATCTCCTGGAGCTGCGGCAGCGCAACCCGCAACTGCTGCTGCTGGACGTGCGCGAGCCCTACGAATTCGCCGCCGCCCACATCCCCGGGTCGATCAATGTTCCGCGCGGCATCCTGGAAACCGCCTGCGAATACGGCTACGAGGACACCCACCCCGAGCTGGCCGCCTCCCGGGAGCGCGAGGTGGTGGTCATCTGCCGTTCGGGCAACCGCAGCGTGCTGGCCGCCTGGACCCTGCAGGTGCTCGGCTACCGCCGGGTGCATTCGCTGAAGACCGGGGTACGGGGCTGGAACGACTACGAACAGCCGCTGCAGGACGGCGGCGAAAGGGAACTGACCCAGGACGAGGCGGACGCGTTCTTCACCCCGCACCTGACCCCGGCGCAGCTGGGCCAGGGCTGGGTCACCCACCGCTGGCAGAGCTGA